A part of Kitasatospora acidiphila genomic DNA contains:
- a CDS encoding ROK family protein, whose amino-acid sequence MRKGSDLTDRLVGGDTSLLRRINAAVTLRALRDGQAVTLTQLVGDTGLSRPTVEGVIEGLMESRLVAEVEQSQDGGRQRGRPARWFRFRAEAGHSLGIEIGVHTIRVVLADLAGEQIGSHTRAVTETMDAEERLGAARGAVAELLRKAGVSRDSLWAVGVGTPGIIDGDGSVRLGTAMPGWTGLDLGARLRRSFRCPVLIENDANLAAIAEHWQGAAVGMGDVVFVLAGLSPGAGSLINGRLHRGFGGAAGEIGALHLLGQQATPERLLSTTGKPLDPLDEAAVARVLTLAREGDEVARVAMDRFLRRLVHDVAALVLAIDPQLVVIGGWAAGLNDVLEPLREQLARYCLRAPEVALSTLGEDVVALGALRLALDQVEEQLFAVDQPVSARG is encoded by the coding sequence ATGCGGAAAGGCAGCGACTTGACGGATCGACTCGTCGGAGGAGACACCTCGCTGCTGCGTCGGATCAACGCCGCGGTCACCCTGCGGGCGCTGCGCGACGGGCAGGCCGTCACCCTCACCCAACTGGTCGGCGACACCGGCCTGTCCCGGCCGACCGTCGAGGGCGTGATCGAGGGGCTGATGGAATCCCGGCTGGTCGCCGAGGTCGAGCAGAGCCAGGACGGCGGCCGCCAGCGCGGCCGGCCGGCCCGCTGGTTCCGGTTCCGCGCCGAGGCCGGGCACAGTCTCGGCATCGAAATCGGCGTGCACACGATCCGGGTGGTGCTGGCCGACCTGGCCGGCGAGCAGATCGGCAGCCACACCCGCGCGGTGACCGAGACCATGGACGCCGAGGAGCGGCTCGGCGCGGCGCGCGGCGCGGTGGCCGAGCTGCTGCGCAAGGCCGGGGTGTCCCGGGACAGCCTGTGGGCGGTCGGCGTGGGCACGCCGGGGATCATCGACGGCGACGGCTCGGTGCGGCTCGGCACCGCGATGCCCGGCTGGACCGGCCTGGACCTGGGAGCCAGGCTGCGCCGCTCGTTCCGCTGCCCGGTGCTGATCGAGAACGACGCCAACCTGGCCGCGATCGCCGAGCACTGGCAGGGCGCGGCGGTCGGCATGGGCGATGTGGTGTTCGTGCTCGCCGGGCTGAGCCCGGGCGCCGGCTCCCTGATCAACGGCCGGCTGCACCGCGGCTTCGGTGGCGCGGCGGGCGAGATCGGCGCCCTCCACCTGCTGGGCCAGCAGGCCACCCCGGAGCGGCTGCTCTCCACCACCGGCAAGCCGCTGGACCCGCTGGACGAGGCGGCGGTGGCCCGGGTGCTGACCCTGGCCCGCGAGGGCGACGAGGTGGCCCGGGTGGCGATGGACCGCTTCCTGCGCCGGCTGGTGCACGATGTCGCGGCGCTGGTGCTGGCGATCGATCCGCAGCTGGTGGTGATCGGCGGCTGGGCGGCCGGCCTGAACGACGTGCTGGAGCCGCTGCGCGAGCAGCTCGCGCGCTACTGCCTGCGGGCGCCCGAGGTGGCGCTCTCCACACTGGGCGAGGACGTGGTGGCGCTTGGGGCACTGCGGTTGGCGCTCGACCAGGTGGAGGAGCAGCTGTTCGCGGTGGATCAGCCGGTCTCCGCACGTGGCTGA
- a CDS encoding GntR family transcriptional regulator, with the protein MGTAQLAAVPEPKYWHLRTVLLRAITSEFATGEVIPNERELAARFGVARATLRQALDQLELEGRLVRRRGIGTLVAAPRVGVPVSRRDEGWPGGNREQVWQTVGCTVAPAGERLAGALGVPAGETVHSVRRIRVAQGQIVATEALHVADSALPALPEIRLSGAGEEAAEGAADGEEQGRAVLRRLERLTVDGESRAVELGVAEADEAALLQRPPGTPVLVVTTQYAAAGRLAALAVSTYRADTCRLTFGETGLVEVTPVPAAVRSAS; encoded by the coding sequence GTGGGGACAGCTCAGCTCGCGGCGGTACCGGAGCCGAAGTACTGGCACCTGCGCACGGTGCTGCTGCGCGCCATCACCTCGGAGTTCGCCACCGGTGAGGTGATCCCGAACGAGCGTGAGCTGGCCGCCCGGTTCGGCGTGGCCCGGGCCACCCTGCGGCAGGCGCTCGACCAGCTGGAGCTGGAGGGCCGGCTGGTCCGCCGGCGCGGCATCGGCACCCTGGTCGCCGCGCCCCGGGTCGGTGTGCCGGTCAGCCGCCGCGACGAGGGCTGGCCCGGTGGCAACCGGGAGCAGGTCTGGCAGACGGTCGGCTGCACCGTGGCCCCCGCCGGTGAGCGGCTCGCCGGGGCGCTGGGTGTGCCGGCCGGCGAGACCGTGCACAGCGTGCGCCGGATCCGGGTGGCCCAGGGCCAGATCGTGGCCACCGAGGCGCTGCACGTGGCGGACTCCGCACTGCCCGCGCTCCCCGAGATCCGCCTCTCCGGTGCGGGGGAGGAGGCTGCCGAGGGTGCCGCCGACGGCGAGGAGCAGGGCCGCGCGGTGCTGCGCCGGCTGGAGCGGCTGACCGTGGACGGCGAGTCCCGCGCGGTCGAGCTCGGCGTGGCCGAGGCCGACGAGGCCGCGCTGCTGCAGCGGCCGCCGGGCACCCCGGTGCTGGTGGTCACCACCCAGTACGCCGCCGCGGGCCGACTGGCCGCCCTGGCCGTCTCCACCTACCGCGCCGACACCTGCCGCCTCACCTTCGGCGAGACCGGCCTGGTCGAGGTCACCCCGGTCCCGGCGGCGGTCCGCAGCGCCAGCTGA
- a CDS encoding exodeoxyribonuclease III has product MTVVTTANVNGIRAAAKKGFLEWLAATSADVVCLQEVRAEVAQLPPELRDADGWHTLWAPAAAKGRAGVAVLSRTAPQRTQIGFGSTEFDGSGRYAEIDLPGLTIASLYLPSGEVDTERQTEKERFMAEFLVHLTELRTRAAAEGREVLVCGDWNIAHQQADLKNWKANQKASGFLPEERAWLTRVLDEAGYVDVVRRHHPDQDGPYSWWSYRGRAFDNDSGWRIDYLMASQKLADSCVKAHVERPASHAERWSDHAPVTAVFDLDQLL; this is encoded by the coding sequence GTGACTGTGGTGACGACTGCGAATGTGAACGGGATCCGGGCCGCGGCGAAGAAGGGCTTCCTCGAGTGGCTCGCCGCGACCTCGGCGGATGTGGTCTGCCTGCAGGAGGTGCGCGCGGAGGTCGCCCAGCTGCCGCCCGAGCTGCGGGACGCCGACGGCTGGCACACCCTCTGGGCGCCGGCCGCCGCCAAGGGCCGCGCCGGGGTGGCCGTGCTCTCCCGCACCGCCCCGCAGCGCACCCAAATCGGTTTCGGCTCAACGGAGTTCGATGGCTCCGGTCGCTACGCGGAGATCGACCTGCCCGGCCTGACCATCGCCAGCCTCTACCTGCCCTCGGGCGAGGTGGACACCGAGCGGCAGACCGAGAAGGAACGCTTCATGGCCGAATTCCTGGTCCACCTCACCGAGTTGCGCACCAGGGCAGCCGCCGAGGGCCGCGAGGTCCTGGTCTGCGGCGACTGGAACATCGCCCACCAGCAGGCCGACCTGAAGAACTGGAAGGCCAACCAGAAGGCCTCCGGCTTCCTCCCCGAGGAGCGCGCCTGGCTCACCCGAGTCCTCGACGAGGCCGGCTACGTCGACGTGGTCCGCCGCCACCACCCCGACCAGGACGGCCCCTACAGCTGGTGGTCCTACCGCGGCCGGGCCTTCGACAACGACAGCGGCTGGAGGATTGATTATCTGATGGCCAGTCAGAAACTCGCGGACTCCTGCGTCAAGGCCCACGTCGAGCGGCCGGCCTCCCATGCCGAGCGATGGAGCGACCACGCACCGGTGACCGCCGTCTTCGACCTCGATCAACTCCTTTAG
- a CDS encoding Shedu immune nuclease family protein, which produces MWQVFFEENQWIFGYGLNLIACESIDDGKLERITTGASIFGGAGKRIDAIMRSKGLISSMLFCEIKTHETELLAKVPYRSGVYQASKELGGGVAQVQKTVNKAQQLIAREFLDRIYEDDGTPIEVGLSTTRPRQVVVIGSLQEFIQNGAVNPAQLSSFELYRTSIQDVEIITFDELYQRACSIVADR; this is translated from the coding sequence GTGTGGCAGGTCTTCTTCGAAGAGAACCAGTGGATCTTCGGCTACGGCCTCAACCTCATCGCCTGCGAATCCATCGACGACGGCAAGCTGGAACGCATCACCACAGGGGCAAGCATTTTCGGCGGGGCCGGAAAGCGCATCGACGCCATCATGCGTTCCAAGGGCCTGATCAGCAGCATGCTCTTCTGCGAGATCAAGACTCACGAGACGGAGCTACTCGCCAAAGTCCCGTACCGATCGGGCGTCTACCAGGCATCGAAGGAGTTGGGCGGGGGCGTGGCCCAGGTTCAGAAGACCGTCAACAAGGCCCAGCAGCTCATCGCCCGCGAGTTCCTCGATCGCATCTACGAGGACGACGGCACCCCGATCGAGGTCGGGCTGTCTACCACTCGGCCCCGACAAGTCGTGGTGATCGGCAGCCTGCAGGAGTTCATCCAAAACGGCGCCGTGAACCCCGCGCAGCTCAGCTCCTTCGAGCTGTATCGGACGTCCATTCAGGACGTCGAGATCATCACCTTCGACGAGCTCTACCAGCGGGCGTGCTCCATCGTCGCGGACCGCTGA
- a CDS encoding nSTAND1 domain-containing NTPase — translation MTPPAEEPSKGESSDHRPHHVEQSAVAHGNSSITQVAGDYHNYNFAESQRALKGPSSRDTPSPYPGLRPFGKDRAGQFAGRGKLVQDLSSRLSEKPGVPLMVVGPSGSGKSSLLMAGLLHELSEGRVNVPTSRHWRQIVMAPGRHPLTELAEKLGRNPQQAARIGVLLAGDPSRLAEAWREIGQEHSDQIILIIDQLEEVFTLCEDAAERHRFVEAVSRLATDGPVARLVFGLRADFYGHCLEYPVLKDALQRNQVPVGPMDREQLEEAIIKPAASVDHLVEPELVKMLLLDMGVLTGASSSTTSGPWSAAGQLPLLSHALANTWSQREGRALTVAGYQQTGGIQNALNQTAENCFARLDGLGREAAERLFPRLVRIADDAEDTRQRVTPAELGIGLRPAVVEQVLAVFHDARLLTWDRNEDGTGTVQLAHEAMIRAWQRLRDWVNASRGELLVRQELEATARSWQASQRDSALLVRGSRLERADQADQHTPGELSETAAAFLQASRLAAAAVRQAAARAVRVRRAVIAGLTVLTLIASTAAVIAFQQRATAQHQRDLAIAGQIATEADRIRATDPSLAAQLDLASDRINPSQDRYTDLLATESSPLATALPIPAKGPAFDGDGHRMATIGTDKTVSLWDTTDPAHPRLAGTVPTFANWLAVSPDGRFLALSVLEQNTQGPNDAGGTVLWDVADPAHPRPTGAELTGGVLEGGAFAADGKSVATTTNESATVWDLADPAHPAVRATALGKALALSPDGRTLAVSSGGFGAGNAETLPGGLRLLDVSGPGEGVPQLPDPLDLGGDDSAHARFSADGHHLVATGGQQPGNTTLSESGYETPLRSWDITDRSHPVLQTERVFPEQVDGNSIALRPDAQVVAAQAGKSVQLWRLDQTPTHHAEHGGLDIGDLQPLGLPLSTENGTISDFTFSPDGSTLATTFSSRVWLWNLPPTQATPGGNIQVIDYLSDGKGLATASNADGGAVGDPVRLWQVTAPNRAVPVGDPILGQSDKTAKTVAVSPDGRTLATSDPDHNLRLWDLTDPARPTPLAEVNDTRDFVGELAFTADGRTLWDVQEKVAWDVSDRSNPREYPTNSLSNAGGQTVLEPQRPLLVVSSDNGIGLWDARDPARLGPLGAVHSSSDDAVVIAPGGGMLATTDRQAGIQLWSIADPHHPAKLASLAPWNAGAINEMAFSAKTPMFATVSEDNSLRLWDLSDPHHPQQIGRPLPWTGYDGLAFSPDGRSIATSGAGGTLQLWDLDVSHAIDRICATTSGALTPEVWAQHFSGISFRTGCR, via the coding sequence GAGCCGGCTGAGCGAGAAGCCCGGGGTGCCGCTGATGGTGGTGGGACCGTCCGGGTCGGGGAAGTCGTCGCTGCTGATGGCCGGGCTGCTGCACGAGCTGTCCGAAGGCCGGGTGAACGTGCCGACGTCGAGGCACTGGCGGCAGATCGTGATGGCTCCGGGGCGGCATCCGCTCACCGAACTGGCCGAGAAGCTCGGACGGAACCCGCAGCAGGCCGCCCGGATCGGCGTGCTGCTGGCCGGCGACCCCAGCCGGCTCGCCGAGGCGTGGCGGGAGATCGGCCAAGAACACTCCGATCAGATCATTCTGATTATCGATCAGCTCGAGGAGGTCTTCACGCTCTGCGAGGATGCTGCCGAGCGGCACCGGTTCGTCGAGGCCGTCAGCCGGCTCGCGACCGACGGTCCGGTGGCCCGGCTGGTCTTCGGGCTGCGTGCCGACTTCTACGGTCACTGCCTCGAATACCCCGTGCTGAAGGACGCGTTGCAGCGGAACCAGGTGCCGGTCGGTCCGATGGACCGGGAGCAGCTCGAGGAGGCCATCATTAAGCCGGCCGCCAGTGTCGACCACCTGGTCGAGCCCGAGCTGGTGAAGATGCTGCTGCTCGACATGGGCGTGCTGACCGGGGCGAGCAGTAGCACCACATCGGGGCCGTGGTCTGCCGCCGGCCAACTCCCTTTGCTCTCCCACGCCCTGGCCAACACCTGGAGCCAGCGCGAGGGACGGGCGCTCACCGTCGCTGGCTACCAGCAGACCGGTGGGATCCAGAACGCGCTGAACCAGACCGCCGAGAACTGCTTCGCGCGTCTGGACGGGCTGGGCCGGGAGGCCGCCGAGCGACTCTTCCCGCGGCTGGTCAGGATCGCCGACGACGCCGAGGACACCCGGCAGCGCGTGACACCCGCCGAGCTCGGAATCGGCCTGCGCCCCGCCGTGGTGGAGCAGGTGCTCGCGGTGTTCCATGACGCTCGACTGCTCACCTGGGACCGCAACGAGGACGGCACCGGCACTGTCCAGCTCGCCCACGAGGCCATGATCCGGGCCTGGCAGCGGCTGCGGGACTGGGTCAACGCCAGCCGCGGTGAGTTGCTGGTCCGCCAGGAGCTGGAGGCTACCGCCCGGTCCTGGCAGGCCTCCCAGCGGGACAGCGCCCTGCTGGTCCGGGGCAGCAGGCTGGAGCGCGCCGACCAGGCCGATCAGCACACCCCGGGTGAGTTAAGCGAGACGGCCGCGGCCTTTCTGCAGGCCTCCAGGCTGGCGGCGGCCGCAGTCCGGCAGGCGGCGGCCCGCGCGGTCCGGGTCCGACGTGCTGTCATCGCCGGGCTGACCGTACTGACACTGATCGCCAGTACCGCGGCCGTGATCGCCTTCCAGCAGCGCGCCACCGCCCAGCACCAGCGGGACCTCGCGATCGCCGGGCAGATCGCCACCGAAGCCGACCGGATCCGCGCCACCGACCCGTCCCTGGCGGCGCAGCTGGATCTGGCGTCTGATCGGATCAATCCCAGCCAAGACCGCTACACCGATCTGCTGGCCACCGAGAGCAGCCCGCTCGCCACCGCGCTGCCGATCCCCGCGAAGGGTCCGGCGTTCGACGGCGACGGGCACCGGATGGCGACGATCGGTACAGACAAGACGGTGAGTCTGTGGGACACCACGGATCCGGCCCATCCGCGCTTGGCCGGGACGGTGCCCACCTTCGCGAACTGGTTGGCGGTCAGTCCGGACGGGCGGTTCCTCGCGCTCTCCGTTCTTGAGCAGAATACGCAGGGCCCCAACGACGCGGGGGGCACGGTGCTGTGGGATGTGGCCGATCCGGCCCACCCTCGGCCCACCGGTGCCGAGCTGACCGGCGGCGTGCTCGAGGGCGGGGCCTTCGCCGCGGACGGGAAGAGCGTCGCGACGACCACCAACGAATCCGCCACCGTCTGGGACCTCGCCGACCCGGCGCACCCGGCAGTCAGGGCGACGGCGCTGGGCAAGGCACTCGCGTTGAGCCCGGACGGCCGCACCCTCGCCGTCTCCTCCGGGGGCTTCGGGGCGGGCAACGCCGAGACTCTCCCGGGCGGCCTTCGGCTGCTTGACGTGTCCGGCCCAGGCGAGGGCGTACCCCAGCTCCCGGACCCGCTCGACCTGGGCGGGGACGATTCCGCCCATGCGCGGTTCAGTGCGGACGGCCACCACCTCGTCGCCACCGGCGGCCAGCAGCCCGGGAACACCACGCTGTCGGAGTCCGGTTACGAGACCCCGCTCAGATCCTGGGACATCACCGACCGCAGCCATCCGGTTCTGCAGACGGAGCGGGTGTTCCCGGAGCAGGTCGACGGGAACAGCATCGCACTGCGTCCCGACGCTCAAGTGGTCGCGGCCCAGGCCGGAAAGTCGGTCCAACTGTGGCGGCTCGATCAGACCCCCACGCACCACGCCGAGCACGGGGGGCTGGACATCGGCGACCTGCAGCCCCTGGGCCTGCCGTTGAGCACGGAGAACGGCACCATCTCGGACTTCACCTTCTCGCCCGACGGTTCGACCCTGGCCACCACCTTCAGTTCCCGCGTCTGGCTCTGGAACCTGCCACCCACCCAGGCCACGCCTGGCGGCAACATCCAGGTCATCGACTACCTATCCGACGGCAAGGGTCTCGCCACCGCCAGCAACGCCGACGGCGGCGCGGTCGGCGATCCGGTCCGGCTCTGGCAGGTCACAGCACCGAACCGGGCCGTGCCCGTCGGCGATCCGATCCTCGGGCAGTCCGACAAAACCGCCAAGACCGTGGCGGTCAGCCCGGACGGCAGGACTCTGGCCACCAGCGACCCGGACCACAACCTGCGGCTCTGGGACCTGACCGACCCAGCTCGACCCACCCCGCTCGCAGAGGTGAACGACACGCGCGACTTCGTCGGCGAACTGGCCTTCACCGCCGACGGACGAACGCTCTGGGACGTCCAGGAGAAGGTTGCCTGGGACGTGAGCGACCGCAGCAATCCTCGCGAATACCCGACCAACAGCCTGTCCAACGCCGGTGGCCAAACGGTGCTCGAGCCACAGCGACCCCTGCTGGTGGTCTCCTCCGACAACGGGATCGGGCTGTGGGACGCCCGAGACCCAGCGCGCCTCGGCCCGCTCGGGGCGGTCCACTCGAGCTCGGACGACGCAGTGGTCATCGCCCCCGGCGGCGGAATGCTGGCCACGACCGACAGGCAAGCGGGCATCCAGCTCTGGAGCATCGCGGATCCACACCATCCCGCCAAGCTGGCCTCGCTGGCGCCCTGGAACGCCGGGGCCATCAACGAGATGGCCTTCTCCGCGAAGACCCCGATGTTCGCGACGGTGAGTGAGGACAACTCGCTGCGCCTGTGGGACCTCTCGGACCCGCACCATCCGCAGCAGATCGGCCGGCCGCTGCCGTGGACAGGATACGACGGCCTGGCGTTCAGCCCGGACGGCCGCTCCATCGCCACCAGCGGCGCCGGCGGGACACTGCAGCTCTGGGACCTGGACGTCTCCCACGCCATCGACCGGATCTGCGCCACGACCTCGGGAGCGCTCACACCCGAGGTGTGGGCCCAGCACTTCTCCGGGATCTCATTTCGGACCGGCTGCCGCTGA